GGCGTTCAAATCACCGAACTCGATCGTCTCACCGGACTTCCCGAATATCGCAACGGCGGACTCTGTCTTGATGCGGGTCTACTCCAACCCAAACACCCCGACATCCTCACCACTCCCTACTCCCCCGATTCCGAAGTAATTGTCGAATGGCGTGCCCTCACGGTAATTTTGCTCGATCGCATCGCCGATCGCATCCGCCAAAAACTGGGTCTAGATCAGCAAAGTCTTCCTCTCGCCAAAGTTCTTGAAGGCGGCACTTGGGCAGCAGGACGACAAATCGCCAAAGAAAAACGAGCAGGCGGCATCCCCCCTATTCAAATCATCAGCGACGGCACTGTTTTTTAGGAAGGAATCTTTTGTGAGGTGGGCATCCTGCCCGCTTAGCACAACCTATCTCCCACTAACCCGATTCGCCAAAGGCGGCAGCGCAGAACGATTGCCCTTGTAAACTACGCAGCCTGAGCCATCCCACCCTCAAGCAACGGAAATCCCATCTCCTCCCGCTGTTTCAGATAAAGCTGTGCTACCTGCCGCGCCAAATTCCGAATCCGCAGAATATACCGCGTCCGCTCCGTCACCGAAATTACACCCCGCGCATCTAGCAAATTAAACGTGTGCGAACACTTCAGCACATGGTCAAACGCAGGCGCAACTAAACCTAGCTTCATCAGCCGCTCGGCTTCCTTCTCGTACAGTCCAAACAGCGTAAACAGCAAATCCGGGTCAGATGCCTCAAAGTTATAGCCAGAATTCTCGATCTCACTCTGCAAATGCACATCGCCGTAGGTGAGGCGATCGTTCCACTGAATATCAAAAATGGAATCGACCCCCTGCAAGTACATCGTCAGCCGCTCTAACCCGTAGGTGATTTCAACGGAAACCGGACGACAATCAATCCCGCCACACTGCTGGAAGTAGGTAAACTGGGTCACTTCCATCCCATCCAA
This is a stretch of genomic DNA from Leptolyngbya ohadii IS1. It encodes these proteins:
- the glyQ gene encoding glycine--tRNA ligase subunit alpha, whose product is MNFQSVIATLHQFWSDRGCLIVQPYDTEKGAGTKSPHTFLRAIGPEPWSVAYVEPCRRPADGRYGENPNRVQHYYQYQVLIKPSPDNILEVYLDSLRALGIQPEDHDIRFVEDNWEDAAVGAWGVGWEVWLDGMEVTQFTYFQQCGGIDCRPVSVEITYGLERLTMYLQGVDSIFDIQWNDRLTYGDVHLQSEIENSGYNFEASDPDLLFTLFGLYEKEAERLMKLGLVAPAFDHVLKCSHTFNLLDARGVISVTERTRYILRIRNLARQVAQLYLKQREEMGFPLLEGGMAQAA